The genomic DNA TGATTTTCCAGGCTTTGCCAATAGGCCTTCTTATAGCGTTTTAGATAAAGAAAAAATAAAAAGTACTTTTGGACTGACAATTCCACATTGGCAAGAAAGTTTAGCTTATTGCTTACATAATTATAGACAATAAACTATATGAAAAATATATTAGTAACTGGCGGAGCAGGTTTTATAGGTGCTAATTTTATACCCTATTTTTTAAACAAGTACCCAGAATATGAAATAGTTAATCTAGATAAGCTTACGTATGCTGGCAACTTGAATAATTTAACAGAAGTGCATTCAAATCCCCGTTACCACTTCGTGCAAGGTGATATTACCAACAGAGAGTTAGTATCATCTTTGTTTAGGCAATTTGACTTTCAAGGAATTATTCACTTAGCAGCAGAGTCACATGTAGACCGTTCTATTCAAGATCCTACCTTATTTATTAAAACCAATATAGAAGGAACGTTTGTTCTGTTAGAGGCAGCCCGTCTGCATTGGATGCAAAAACCTGGGGAATATAAACAAGATTACATAGAAAGTCGCTTTTTACACGTATCTACAGATGAGGTATATGGTAGCTTAGGGCCTGCTGGTTTTTTTACAGAAGAAACCCCGTATGCACCTAACAATCCTTATAGTGCTACCAAAGCAGGCAGCGACCTGCTAGTGCGTAGCTATGTACATACTTATGGGTTTAATGCCATAACTACCCATGCTTCCAACAATTATGGTCCCAAACAATACCCCGAGAAACTTATTCCTATTATTATTCAACGTGCGCTAGCACAACAACCTATTCCTATACATGGCAAAGGAAATGCTGTTAGAGATTGGATTTATGTACTAGATCATTGTAAAGGTATTGATTTAACCTTTCATTATGGACAAATCGGAGAGCATTACAATTTTGGAGGTAACCATGAGCAAAACAACCTACAAATAGCTTATCAGGTATGTGCTTTGCTAGATAAACTAGCACCACTGTCCAATAGAAGTTCTTATCAATCACTCATTACTTTTGTAACAGATAGGCCAGGCAATGATCAACGGTATGCGTTAGCCACCCAAAAAGCTGAAAAAACTTTAGGCTGGAAAGCAGAAGAACCTTTTGAGACAGGATTGCAAAAAACTGTACAATGGTACTTAAAAAATAAATTATAAATACTTTAATACCTGACAAAGAAATAGTATATTTATTATACAGATAAAAGCTAATTTTTACATACTTATATATTATAAACAAGTAAAAAATAACTGACATAGGTTAAATTTCATGTATTTAATCATTAAAAAATTTCCTCAAAGCCTTCAAGATGCCATTAGCCTAGTCAAAAAAACGAAGCTTAGCCACATTAAAAATCCTATCCATAACATTATTATTACTGGTATGGGTAGTTCAGGAATAGCAGGAAGCCTAGTAAAAAACTGGGTTAAGGATAAATTATCTGTTCCATTAACGATCAATCATGACTATACCTTACCCGCTTATGTTAACGAGCATACATTGCTGATTGTTGTATCTTATTCAGGAAATACGCAAGAGACATTAGAAGCTTTTCAAACAGGGCTTAAAAAGAAAGCTTCTATGATTGTTATTACTTCAGGCGGAGAACTCCAACGGATGGCTCAAGAGCATGCTATTGATGTCCTTCCATTACCAAAATTTCTTCCTCCAAGGGCTTCACTAGATCATGCAATCGTACATCTTTTATTTATATTATATTTTCATCATCTTATCAGCTGGGAGTTTGTTTCAGAAATACAATCAGCTATCCAAATTATAAGTGACAAACAAGCTTCTATACAGACAGAAGCTGAGCAAGTGGCAAAAAAAATTAAGGGTTATTTACCAGTTATCTATACAACAACTCCATATGAGTCAGTAGCTATTCGTTTTAGGCAACAGCTCAATGAAAATAGCAAACAGCTGTGTTGGCATCATATTTTTCCAGAAATAAACCATAATGAAATTGTAGGGTGGGAAACAAACTATCAAAACTTGGCTGTCATTATGTTCAATAGCTATACGGAAGATGAAAGACTAGAACTTCAACAGAAGATTGCACAAGATATTATAAAAAAGCATACCAATAACTTCACAATACTATGTGCACAAGGACAAACTGAATTGATACGCTCGTTATATCTTATTCATTTAAGTGATTGGATTTCGTTTTACCTAGCACAAACAACAGGAGTTGATCCGGTGGAAGTAAAATCTATTGACCAAATAAAATCAGCTTTATATGCAAACAAGTAAGTATTTAACGCTTACCTCTATTCTAAACCGTGCTGTTAGTGTTAAAGCATTGATAAAAAGTAATATGCTTACTTGGAAATGCTTATCCAAAAATAAAGGAGCATCGTATGTGACACTAGCATAACTCTCTATTACTCTTATAGTTCGTTTTTATTAATTGGCGCGATAGAAAGCCATTTTTCTATTGATGCCATAAATAACTTTTTATATATTTGCGACAATAACTCAATAAAAAAATCTCAAAAATAATTTCCATGATAGCGCCCTTATGTTCTAAACCTCTCTTCTCTTACCATAATATTGTTTTTATAATGCTATTGTTGCTAATAAGCAGCTGTAATAACTGTAACAATGGAGCAAAACCAAACACTAATCCTCCGAAACCTATAGAACAAGAAGATCCTGTTATCAATAAAGGCATAGGAAATCTTGGCAATACCTGCTACATGAATTCAGTATTACAAATTCTTGCTTCCTTTTACTCAAATGCTTTCGATAAAACAAAGGGACCTCTTGGTAAAACGAGTAGGAGCCTTATAAAGGCTATACGAGGAAATGAAAAAGTAGATAATCAAGAAATTGCAGCAAGGGCCGAGTTATTTTTTAAAGCACTTAAAGAAAATGAAGAAGAAGATGAGCATAAAGAAAATATAGGTGGTATTGGCTGGAAACCTAATATTGGTGCGCAAGAAGATGCAAGTGAATTGCTACAAGGAATTTTTGATTGGTTAAAATTACCTAAAGCAAAAACTATTGGCACACTTATTCATCCAACAACAGGTAATGAGCGTTCTTCCGGCAAGGATCCATGGTCCATGCTAAATGTAGAAATGCCACAGCAAAGCAATTTAACAACCATGCAGAATTTTGTCAATAATTACTTAAATAGTACAGGGACGAGAGAAGTAAAATGGTCGGAGAATGACAGCATTAACGTAGACGCACGTTATGTTCCATCCTTAAAAGATTTAGATAAACTGTATGGGAAGATGTTGGTTATTAACCTAAAAAGGTTTGGAAACCTTATACCCGGAATAGTAACCCCTCCAAAAATTAAGCAAGAAGTAGAAAAACCATTTAGCTTAACAGTAAGACACGATCAAATTGATGGTTTATCAAATAACCTTTATTACGAACTAGTAGGCTTTATTAACCATATAGGAGAAGGTCTACGAAGGGGACATTATATAGCTTACACAAAAGTGGGTAAACAGTGGATTGAATATGATGATAGTACGGTTTCTCCAAGATCTGAAACAGATGCTGAAACGGCTGCTAAAAACGCATATATCTTCTTTTATAAGCCAACTAGTCCAAGAAGATCAGAATAATTAAGAAGCTTTGTATAACTATCATTTATTATGTGGAATATATATTTAAAAATGGTATTTATACCTAAGCTGTTGTGGCTCGACTACTAATTCTCTAACACTAGATGGATGGTTTTGCTCAGATAAAGCTCTATTAATGAAACTAATATATAAGAATCAGTAGAATTTAAATCCAACTGTTCTCTGAGTTGATGATTATCCTCTCTGTGCTTACTGATGGTTGTCTGTAAACAAACAAAATAGTTTCCTTTACTCTTACAATATGCTCTTTCTTTAAGCAATTTATTTCCTGCTGAAAACTATTGATTGCTTAAAATTCTTCATGCAGATGTATAAGAAATACACTATGTTAATTTATTTCCTTCAAGCTAATCTTCTTATTTATCTGTAATATTTACTTTTATTCTCTTTTAAAACCTAAACCACCTCGACTTTTCTTATATACGATTTTATTTACAACTCACAAACCACATTTTCTTACTTACTCTCTTGTAAATAGCCAATTTATTTAGTTATTTATATAGAGAACCTAAAGTTCTATTATCTCCAAAATTTTATTTAAATACCCAGCAACATATGTTTATAAAGAGAATACATTATAGTATAGTAATGTTTTTGTTTTCTTTTTTAGGCTGTGGAGAATCTGTACCTCCTATGCCTTCTGCAGAAACTTATAGAATTAATAACAATCAGACACAACCTCCACAGTTAAGCCAAGAGTGGGAAGATAAACTTAAGTTAGTAGATGGTGAGCCTGGCTTAGGCGACTTTAGAGCTAATTTAATAGAACTTACAGAAGAGAGTAGAGCAGTGATATTGTCTATGTTGAATAATATGGGTAATAGAAACCATGAAATACGTTTTCTGCAAGACTTTATAAGTTTTAATAGAAGACAGCAAAGCCACTTAATCAATATATTTCTTCATCTAGAAAATCAAAATAAGCCCTTATTAGAAAAAGCGATTAGGTGTTATACTTGTACGAATATATTTGAAAAATATAAATTAAGTAAAATGTTCGACTCTTTGGAACACAATTGTCAAGATTTAATCATGGAGTTTGTAAATAAGTTACAAGAAGAGTAATATCCCTATTCAATTAGAATCAAAAATTGTAAATTTGCTCTAAAAATTTAAGTACACACTAACTAACATGGAGCAAATTAGAGTAGCCATTAACGGCTTTGGTAGAATAGGCAGATTAAGCTTAAGAGCTTTATTACAAAAATCAAACATAGAAGTAATAGCCATCAATGATCTTACGGATGCCTCTACCCTAGCACACTTATTTAAATATGATTCTAATTATGGAAGGTTTGCAGGCCATGTAACAGCGGATGCAAACCATCTTCTTGTAAATAGCAAGAGAATTACTGTATTAGCAGAACCTGACCCTACCAAGCTACCATGGGAAAAGCTACAAATAGATGTTGTATTAGAAGCTACTGGAAGATTCTTAGATAAGGCTAGCAATGAGCAGCATATAACTTCGGGTGCTAAACGTGTAGTTATTTCAGCACCGGCAAGCAATGATATCCCTACTATAGTGTTAGGAGTTAATGAGAATATTTTATCTACGGCTGGTCCTATCATTTCAAATGCTTCTTGTACAACAAATTGTTTAGCACCTGTGGCATACGTACTAGATAAGTATTTTGGTATTGAAAAAGGTTATATTAATACCATTCACGCTTATACGGCCGACCAACGTTTACAAGATGCGCCCCATAAAGATTTACGGCGTGCTAGGGCAGCTGCAAAATCTATTATCCCTACTACTACAGGAGCTGCAAAATCTATAGGTACTGTTTTACCACAGCTTCAAGGGAAATTAGATGGTATTGCTATGCGTGTACCTGTCGCAGATGGCTCTATATTGGACTTAACAGCTATTCTTCGGCAGCCAGTTACCAAGAAAATGATTAATACTGCCATGAAGCAAGCTGCTGATGGAGCTATGCAAGGCATACTTGAATATACAGAAGATCCTATTGTTTCTGTAGATGTGATTGGCAATCCACACTCCTGTATTTTTGATGCGCAGCTTACTTATACACAAGGGAACCTAGTAAAGGTAGTAGGTTGGTATGACAATGAAGGCGGCTATGCACATCGTATAGCAGATTTAATAAGTAAGCTCGGCAGATAATAAACCATCGCTTTTTCTTAACTTATATAACCTAAGTTGCTAGTTAAGAAAAGCTTTGTTGATTTGAAAAGCTAGCAAGAACAAGAGTATTTTGATCAGAAAGCCTTGGAAGGTAACAGCATGAATCTTCCTTAAGAAAAGGCCTTTAATGCCACTAATGCTGGTCTCTATCACTTTTCGCATGCGCTCTTTGAGATAAGCCAGAGAAGGCGTATCCTTTCGATGAGCATTAGATTTACGCTGAGAATAAAGCTTAATCCTATCATCAGCCAACATATCTTCTAGATGGTAGTTAGTATAAGCCGAGTCAGCATAAAGTGCACTACCAGCAGGCATAGAAAAGGGCAGTTGGTGCAATCCTTTTACATCCGCTTGGCTGCCAGCTACTATTGAGAATTCGACCGGAATACCACAATCAGTAGTAATAAGCTGCACTTTAATGCCATAAAAGTAACGGCGCATAGAGGCTTTGTAGCCTCTGTAAGCTTCACTTTGTAATAGTTTACATCTGCTAATACGTATGTTATCGCACACAGGCACAGGAAATGAATCCAATACAAAGTCCTTACAAGTGGCTACTTGCTTGATTAAAGTGCCTATTTCTAAAAAGAGCGAAGTTATCTCTTCTCCTATAGCATGCAAGCGGCGATTGTACCTACTTTTATCGAGCATGTTAGGGATAAGCTTAGTGGAATGCATAAACGATCGAGCTTTGTCAAGATGTCCGCCAAAGTATAAGGCTGAGATGATAGCTGTTGTGAGTACTTCTGCATCCGACAACTTCCTTTTTTTATCTTCTTGATGATGTAAATACTTGAGTAAAGTATCAATAAATGAGTATATTGCTATTGATTTTTCAATCATAATGACCTCCGATTTATTGGTTTAAGACAAAAACAAGATCGGAGGTTTTTTACTCTTTGCCTTATCTATTACTAGCAACTTAGGTTATATATAAAAATAGAGTATTTCAGTAATTATATAACTGAAATACTCTATTAGTTCAACTAAAATACTACACTTAACTTACCTATTCCCTATCAATAAAAACAAAAGAGTTCCATTCTTTTTATTTAAAACGATTGGTGGTTAGCAATCTCCTAATTCGCCTATATTTGTGCTATTATTATACTTAACAGCAACTTCAATAGGCGTTAAGCTTAATTTATTCTTACTATCTATCGTAGCTCCTCTTGCTATTAATATTCTTGTCGCTTTATCCTGACATTTATAAGCAGCAAGATGCAAAGCAGAGTTGTTCTCTTGATTCCTAGCATGTATATCTGCACCTGCATCTAATAAAATTTTTAATACCTCCGTTTGTCCATATGCAGCTGCTAGATGCAAAACAGAATTTCCATCTTTATTCTTCGAATTAACATCGGCTCCTTGAGCTAATAATGCTTGTATTACTTCTATATATCCATATACAGCAGCACCATGCAATGCAGTATTTCCATCTTTATTCTTAACATTGACATTAATCCCACTCTGCAATAATAAATGTATTGTTTCTGGATGATTATTAATAGCAGCAAAATGAAGGGAAGAATTACCATGTGAGTCGTTAGCATATACATTAAACCCTTCTGTTAGTAACACTTTTACCATTTCCACATCCCCAGATGCAGCTGCCCAGTGTAATACAGCACTGTCTTGCTGATCATCAACTGTGATATTGACTTCGAATAAATCAAGGGCTCCTATATACACATAACTGGGACACTCCTCTTCGTTTACATATATATGGACCAATTCCTTTTGTCTTTGTTTATTTAAAGTAGTTAGATGCAGCAAGTTCATATCTGCTCCTATATAAGCCGGAAGGTCGTAAGCACCATACAAGTCTCCGAATAAATACTTTTTTACTATAGCTTGTAGTGTTTGTCCCGTTTGATATAAAGTAATTGTATAACCACTTATAATAGTATTCTCAGCTTCTTGCTGTTCAATTAGAACTAGGTTTTCTGTTGTCTGGATAGCATTATTAGACTTTGTAGTTATAATTAGGTTAGAGGGAGTTGCAAAATGGTTACAACTCTTTAAAAATAAGATTATTGTTAATATATAACTTACCCTGTATAGCGTGTATAGAAATGGACGGAATAAAGTAAGGCCTACTTTTGTAATCATAGCGTTATTATTATTAATAAAAAGATGTAACAAAAGAGTATATTAATTAACAAAGTTGATATATGCAAGAATATTTAAATATGATTGAGCATAGGCTTTTCTAGACAACCATAGATTGATTAATAAGCAGACGTTCTAATTGACTTAATGAGTATTTCACATTCTAGCAGCTATTCTTATAATCTAACTTGTCAAAATTAACAGCAGGTTGTTCTACAATACCCTCTTAGTTATTACTAAAATCAGTTTCTATTTTATACTATAGTTATGACCCCAAAGATTCGTATAATCTCTGATTATAAGTCAAAGAAACATACTCCATTATTTTTATAATTTAATAATACACCAATAAATTTCGTATAAATATTAACCATATTAAACTAGCAA from Candidatus Amoebophilus asiaticus 5a2 includes the following:
- the rfbB gene encoding dTDP-glucose 4,6-dehydratase; amino-acid sequence: MKNILVTGGAGFIGANFIPYFLNKYPEYEIVNLDKLTYAGNLNNLTEVHSNPRYHFVQGDITNRELVSSLFRQFDFQGIIHLAAESHVDRSIQDPTLFIKTNIEGTFVLLEAARLHWMQKPGEYKQDYIESRFLHVSTDEVYGSLGPAGFFTEETPYAPNNPYSATKAGSDLLVRSYVHTYGFNAITTHASNNYGPKQYPEKLIPIIIQRALAQQPIPIHGKGNAVRDWIYVLDHCKGIDLTFHYGQIGEHYNFGGNHEQNNLQIAYQVCALLDKLAPLSNRSSYQSLITFVTDRPGNDQRYALATQKAEKTLGWKAEEPFETGLQKTVQWYLKNKL
- a CDS encoding bifunctional phosphoglucose/phosphomannose isomerase, with the translated sequence MYLIIKKFPQSLQDAISLVKKTKLSHIKNPIHNIIITGMGSSGIAGSLVKNWVKDKLSVPLTINHDYTLPAYVNEHTLLIVVSYSGNTQETLEAFQTGLKKKASMIVITSGGELQRMAQEHAIDVLPLPKFLPPRASLDHAIVHLLFILYFHHLISWEFVSEIQSAIQIISDKQASIQTEAEQVAKKIKGYLPVIYTTTPYESVAIRFRQQLNENSKQLCWHHIFPEINHNEIVGWETNYQNLAVIMFNSYTEDERLELQQKIAQDIIKKHTNNFTILCAQGQTELIRSLYLIHLSDWISFYLAQTTGVDPVEVKSIDQIKSALYANK
- a CDS encoding ubiquitin carboxyl-terminal hydrolase family protein, whose translation is MIAPLCSKPLFSYHNIVFIMLLLLISSCNNCNNGAKPNTNPPKPIEQEDPVINKGIGNLGNTCYMNSVLQILASFYSNAFDKTKGPLGKTSRSLIKAIRGNEKVDNQEIAARAELFFKALKENEEEDEHKENIGGIGWKPNIGAQEDASELLQGIFDWLKLPKAKTIGTLIHPTTGNERSSGKDPWSMLNVEMPQQSNLTTMQNFVNNYLNSTGTREVKWSENDSINVDARYVPSLKDLDKLYGKMLVINLKRFGNLIPGIVTPPKIKQEVEKPFSLTVRHDQIDGLSNNLYYELVGFINHIGEGLRRGHYIAYTKVGKQWIEYDDSTVSPRSETDAETAAKNAYIFFYKPTSPRRSE
- the gap gene encoding type I glyceraldehyde-3-phosphate dehydrogenase, producing MEQIRVAINGFGRIGRLSLRALLQKSNIEVIAINDLTDASTLAHLFKYDSNYGRFAGHVTADANHLLVNSKRITVLAEPDPTKLPWEKLQIDVVLEATGRFLDKASNEQHITSGAKRVVISAPASNDIPTIVLGVNENILSTAGPIISNASCTTNCLAPVAYVLDKYFGIEKGYINTIHAYTADQRLQDAPHKDLRRARAAAKSIIPTTTGAAKSIGTVLPQLQGKLDGIAMRVPVADGSILDLTAILRQPVTKKMINTAMKQAADGAMQGILEYTEDPIVSVDVIGNPHSCIFDAQLTYTQGNLVKVVGWYDNEGGYAHRIADLISKLGR
- a CDS encoding IS982-like element ISCaa5 family transposase; translation: MIEKSIAIYSFIDTLLKYLHHQEDKKRKLSDAEVLTTAIISALYFGGHLDKARSFMHSTKLIPNMLDKSRYNRRLHAIGEEITSLFLEIGTLIKQVATCKDFVLDSFPVPVCDNIRISRCKLLQSEAYRGYKASMRRYFYGIKVQLITTDCGIPVEFSIVAGSQADVKGLHQLPFSMPAGSALYADSAYTNYHLEDMLADDRIKLYSQRKSNAHRKDTPSLAYLKERMRKVIETSISGIKGLFLRKIHAVTFQGFLIKILLFLLAFQINKAFLN
- a CDS encoding ankyrin repeat domain-containing protein encodes the protein MITKVGLTLFRPFLYTLYRVSYILTIILFLKSCNHFATPSNLIITTKSNNAIQTTENLVLIEQQEAENTIISGYTITLYQTGQTLQAIVKKYLFGDLYGAYDLPAYIGADMNLLHLTTLNKQRQKELVHIYVNEEECPSYVYIGALDLFEVNITVDDQQDSAVLHWAAASGDVEMVKVLLTEGFNVYANDSHGNSSLHFAAINNHPETIHLLLQSGINVNVKNKDGNTALHGAAVYGYIEVIQALLAQGADVNSKNKDGNSVLHLAAAYGQTEVLKILLDAGADIHARNQENNSALHLAAYKCQDKATRILIARGATIDSKNKLSLTPIEVAVKYNNSTNIGELGDC